The genomic segment GATATTGATGAAGTTCTTGATATTATGAATAAAAAATCTGGAATTTTAGGAATTTCAGGAAAATCATCTGATTTAAGAGAAGTTTTAGATGGTATGGCAAATGGTGATGATAGATGTAGACTTGCTATTGATATGGTTGCATATAAAATTAAATCTTATGTTGGAGCTTATGTTGCAGCATTAAATGGTATTGATGCACTTTGTTTTACAGGTGGAATTGGTGAAAATGCAGCTTTAATTAGAGAGAAAGTTTGTGCAGGTCTAGATTCTATGGGACTAGTAATTGATCCAACTAAAAATAATAAAAGATTAAGTGAAGCAAGAGATATCTCTACAAATGCATCACCTGCTAGAATATTCGTAATTCCAACTCAAGAAGAGTATGTAATTGCAAATGATACTTACAATATAGTTTCTAAAGGTAGATAAGTTAAAAGGCGAAAATATCGCCTTTTAATAAAATTCTAATATGCTTTTAAACTGCTAGAAAAATTAATAAGAACTTTTGAAATAGCTTGACTCATAAGTTTATCCATAAATTTTTCAAACTTATCCTCTTTTTTCCAAATAGGTTTTTCAACCTTTGATAACTCTATTAAACTATGTTTTGCAAAATTAAGTGTTGCAACTTCATCTACAAGTCCAACATCTTTTGCTTGATGTGCTGTAAAAATTTTTGCATCTGCAAAACTTGTATGTTTTTTTATATCTAGTTTTCTAGCATCTGCAACATCACTTATAAACATATTATATGTACTATTTATAACACCTTGAAGCTCTTGCTCTTCATCATTTGTCCATTTTCTTGTAAATGTTCCTGACTCTTTATATTTTCCAGCTTTTATTGTTTGAGAACTAATTCCAAGATTTTCTAAAAGTTTACTAGCTTCAAACCCTTGCATAATAACACCAATTGAACCAACAATACTTCCAGGATTTGCAATAATTTTATCTGCCCAAATAGAAGCATAGTAACTTCCACTTGCAATTGTTCCACTTGCATATGCAACAACTGGCTTTTTCATACTCAACTCTTTTATAGCATAAGCTATCTCAACAGAAGGTGCAACAGCTCCTCCTGGACTATCTATTACAAACAAAACACCTTTTATGCTAGCATCATTTGATGCTCTTTCTATATCTTCTAGCACCTTTGATGGATCAATTATCTGTCCAACTAAATCAATCTTTTGTAGGTTTGCATTATATTTTGCAATAGTTTCATCTTCTGCTCCACTAAAAAATATAAAATATACAATAGTTAAAAAAACTATTGTTTTAAAATATTTTGTAATAAAATCTAAAAACCAAACAACTGGTAAAAATAGTTTTTTTAAAAAATCAAACAAACTCTCCTCCTATTACAATTTTATCTACATATTTTGTATGCAAAATTATCTGCATATATATATCTTCAATTTCTTCAATCTTATCAGGTAAACAAAAACCTATAATATCAGCATCAAAGTCTTTTATTAAACTACCCTTGTTAACTCCTAGAGCTTTTGCTCCATTTACAGTTGCAGCATTTAACAAAGTTTTTGAAAATTTTATTATATTTTTTTCATAGTGTGCATAAAGTGCAACTCTCAACTCATCAAACATACTTAAAGAATTGTTTGAACTTAAGCCATCTGTTCCTATACTAAAAGGAGTATTATTTAAACTTTCAAGATTTAATCTACTATTATTTAAAAATCTATTTGAACTAACACAATGATTTATAGTTGCTTTTAACTCTTTTATCTTATTAAAATCTTCACTACTTGCTTCTACACAATGGGTAAAAGATAGATTTTTTACACCCTTAAAAAGGTTTAAAAATTCTAAAGGTTTTGTTGTTGCTTTTTCTTGATTTAAAAATTTTTTAAAAAAATCCAAAAAACTTCCCTCATCTTTATTTAGCCAATCTTTTTCCTCTTTTGATTCTAAAAAATGAGAAGTAACTGGTAGCTTCTCCTCTTTTGCAATATTCAAAACTTCACGAACTAAAAATGGATGAACAGAGTATGGCGAATGTATCGCAATACCTGCTTTAAATCTTTTACTATTATGTTTTTGAGCATCTTTTAATCTTGCTTTAAAATCAGTAAATAAAGTATCAATCATATCTGCTTTTGAACCAATTACTTCACAAAAAAAGATTGTATTAATTGGAGATTTTAAACAAGCTTCCAAATCAAAAGAGTAAGATGATATAGCACCAATAGTTGTAGTTCCTGTTTTTAAAAGTTTTTTTAACTCTTGATTTATCAAAGATGTTTTAGCTTTTTCAATAAGTTTTTCTCTATGTTTTATAACAGAATTTAACCAAGAGTAAAAACTACCATATTTTAAAGTTGTTTTATTTGCACTAAATTCAAGATGAATATGCGAGTTTATAAGTCCTGGCATTAAAACAGAGTTTTCACCAAGATTTATAATTTCAATATTTGAATATTTTTTTATAATAATATCATAGCTTGCAACTTCAATAATTTTTTCATCAAAAACAATACAGCCATCTTTTAAAATAGTAAAATTTTCATCAAATGTAACAACATAAGAAGCAGTTAATATTTTCATAAAAGCTTATTTATTCTCTTCTTGTGTTTGTGCTTGTATTTGAGCATTTCTTGCCTCATTTAAAGCTTTTAACTCATTTAACATTTGAATTAAAGCAATAAGTCCCATATGATAACCAAACCCACCAAATCCAGTAATTACGCCTGTACTAGACCCTGCTGTAATAGATTTTTGTCTAAACTCTTCTCTTTTATAAATATTTGAAATGTGAACTTCAACAACTGGCATATTAACAGCTGCTAAAGCATCTCTAATTGCAATTGAAGTATGAGAGTATGCAGCTGGATTTATCATAATTCCATCAACTGTTCCTAAACACTCTTGAACTCTATCAACTATTTCTCCCTCAAAATTTGATTGAAAAAACTCAATTTCAACTCCATTTTGATCAGCTGCATTTTGAAGTTGAGCGTGAATTTGATCCAAAGTTACTCCTCCATAAATATGTTGTTCTCTAACTCCCAACATATTTAAGTTTGGTCCTTGAATTACTGCTATTTTCATTATTATATTCCTTTTATAAAATTTAGGTAAGATTATAATCAAATTTTTGTTAAAAAACCCAAAAAAAGGCAATCTTAGTGGATAACTTTATTTTAAAAAATGAAAATTCAATATATTATGAGTGTAGTTTTTCTTGCGACAATGCTATATTTTTAAATTTAGGAAGTGAAAAGTTTTTTATTACAGATGCAAGATATACAATTGAAGCAAAAGAGTATGCTAAAAATTGTGAAATTATTGAAAGTTCAAATTTAATTGATAGTACAAAAGAGATTTTGAAAAAAAATAGTATAAAAAATTTAGTTTTTGATCCAAATGATTTTACATTTTTTGATTATAAAAATTTAATAAAAGATTTAGATATAAATTTTATTGAAAAGCCAAACTTTTCTAAAACAAAAAGATTAATAAAAAGTGATGAGGAAATAAAACTTCTAAAAAAAGCCTCTTTATTAGGAAAAGATGGATTTAAAGAGTTTGCAAAATATATCAAAAATAATGGATTTAAAAGAAGCGAAAAAGAGTTATATTTTAATGCTTACAAGTATATAAGTCAAAGTTCAAAATATGATATATCATTTAATCCAATTGTTGCAATAAATGAGAATGCAGCTAAACCTCACGCACTTGCTACATCTAAAAAATTAAATAAAAATGACTTAATTTTAGTTGATGCTGGAATAAAATATAAAAGATATTGTTCAGATAGAACTTGCACTA from the Aliarcobacter cryaerophilus ATCC 43158 genome contains:
- the sppA gene encoding signal peptide peptidase SppA, with product MFDFLKKLFLPVVWFLDFITKYFKTIVFLTIVYFIFFSGAEDETIAKYNANLQKIDLVGQIIDPSKVLEDIERASNDASIKGVLFVIDSPGGAVAPSVEIAYAIKELSMKKPVVAYASGTIASGSYYASIWADKIIANPGSIVGSIGVIMQGFEASKLLENLGISSQTIKAGKYKESGTFTRKWTNDEEQELQGVINSTYNMFISDVADARKLDIKKHTSFADAKIFTAHQAKDVGLVDEVATLNFAKHSLIELSKVEKPIWKKEDKFEKFMDKLMSQAISKVLINFSSSLKAY
- the mqnF gene encoding aminofutalosine deaminase family hydrolase, encoding MKILTASYVVTFDENFTILKDGCIVFDEKIIEVASYDIIIKKYSNIEIINLGENSVLMPGLINSHIHLEFSANKTTLKYGSFYSWLNSVIKHREKLIEKAKTSLINQELKKLLKTGTTTIGAISSYSFDLEACLKSPINTIFFCEVIGSKADMIDTLFTDFKARLKDAQKHNSKRFKAGIAIHSPYSVHPFLVREVLNIAKEEKLPVTSHFLESKEEKDWLNKDEGSFLDFFKKFLNQEKATTKPLEFLNLFKGVKNLSFTHCVEASSEDFNKIKELKATINHCVSSNRFLNNSRLNLESLNNTPFSIGTDGLSSNNSLSMFDELRVALYAHYEKNIIKFSKTLLNAATVNGAKALGVNKGSLIKDFDADIIGFCLPDKIEEIEDIYMQIILHTKYVDKIVIGGEFV
- the aroQ gene encoding type II 3-dehydroquinate dehydratase, with translation MKIAVIQGPNLNMLGVREQHIYGGVTLDQIHAQLQNAADQNGVEIEFFQSNFEGEIVDRVQECLGTVDGIMINPAAYSHTSIAIRDALAAVNMPVVEVHISNIYKREEFRQKSITAGSSTGVITGFGGFGYHMGLIALIQMLNELKALNEARNAQIQAQTQEENK
- a CDS encoding M24 family metallopeptidase, producing the protein MDNFILKNENSIYYECSFSCDNAIFLNLGSEKFFITDARYTIEAKEYAKNCEIIESSNLIDSTKEILKKNSIKNLVFDPNDFTFFDYKNLIKDLDINFIEKPNFSKTKRLIKSDEEIKLLKKASLLGKDGFKEFAKYIKNNGFKRSEKELYFNAYKYISQSSKYDISFNPIVAINENAAKPHALATSKKLNKNDLILVDAGIKYKRYCSDRTCTSVADFNNFSFKREQKFKNKKHQKIYDIVLKAQEKCIKEAKSGMMAKDVDKIARDFITQAGYGKYFVHSTGHGVGLDIHEFPNINSKNELMIEDNMVFTVEPGIYIPNEFGVRIEDTIYMQNTKAEIL